In Eucalyptus grandis isolate ANBG69807.140 chromosome 4, ASM1654582v1, whole genome shotgun sequence, the following proteins share a genomic window:
- the LOC104429234 gene encoding ankyrin repeat-containing protein BDA1: MEIATLKPSFTRKLNCRGYSPMHLALEKKHYGTARALMTLDPEVIRVRGREGYTPLHFVAGEIMEAQEELQELLAEFLSTCKSSIEDLTNQCETAVHIAVKKGNTKALEILLGWLKRVHLTKILNWKDQNGNTVLHIAVSGQQQLPTAVFRQRQLQAGQQQLPMPVSGQQQLEIIKLLVGYTNVNAKNFLNRTALDIFQKSVHFDEDVAKRLCQRSASTLSLSQFFSKELTAFEKYTYFFRIQDEATRNIILVVATLIATATYQAVLSPPGGYWQDSSLNPPNNSSVVTANSSGIAVEKPHQAGNTILSGFRLYKFVYLNSTAFFVSIASIGVAALSLWPHTHIVSFSLLIISGAYCVFLVIEFPKSDRTIGLILGEFFWILLATTLWLPFLLWPMHIRVLHRVDATRRRLSSILGSKE; encoded by the exons ATGGAGATAGCCACCTTGAAGCCGTCATTCACTCGAAAGCTGAATTGCAGGGGTTATAGCCCCATGCACTTGGCTTTGGAAAAAAAGCATTATGGCACTGCGAGGGCACTGATGACCCTCGACCCTGAAGTGATCCGAGTCCGAGGACGAGAGGGGTACACCCCTTTACATTTTGTAGCTGGGGAAATAATGGAGGCTCAAGAGGAGCTCCAAGAACTCCTGGCAGAATTCCTGTCTACTTGCAAATCATCCATTGAAGACTTGACAAACCAATGTGAGACTGCAGTTCACATTGCTGTCAAGAAGGGCAACACCAAAGCACTTGAGATTTTGCTTGGATGGCTTAAGCGAGttcatctaacaaaaatcttGAACTGGAAAGACCAAAACGGTAACACTGTCTTACATATTGCTGTATCTGGACAGCAGCAACTACCCACGGCAGTATTCCGACAGCGGCAACTTCAGGCTGGACAGCAGCAACTTCCTATGCCTGTATCCGGACAGCAGCAACTTGAG ATCATCAAGCTATTAGTTGGGTATACGAATGTAAATGCGAAGAACTTCCTGAATAGGACAGCTTTGGACATCTTCCAAAAGAGTGTTCATTTTGATGAAGACGTTGCGAAGAGGCTATGCCAAAGATCTGCTTCCACCCTCTCTCTGTCACAGTTTTTTAGCAAGGAATTAACTGCTTTTGAGAAGTACACATATTTTTTCCGCATCCAAGATGAAGCCACTCGCAACATTATCCTCGTTGTGGCTACCTTAATTGCAACTGCCACGTACCAAGCCGTTCTCAGTCCTCCGGGGGGATATTGGCAGGACTCCTCTTTAAATCCCCCGAATAATTCCTCTGTCGTTACTGCCAATTCCAGCGGCATTGCTGTTGAAAAGCCACATCAAGCCGGAAACACTATATTGAGTGGCTTCCGTCTATATAAGTTCGTATATCTCAACAGCACGGCTTTTTTTGTCTCCATCGCCTCAATCGGGGTCGCTGCTCTTTCACTATGGCCCCACACTCACATCGTTTCCTTCTCTTTGCTTATTATAAGCGGTGCCTACTGTGTTTTCCTTGTAATTGAATTCCCCAAATCCGATAGGACCATAGGACTTATCCTGGGGGAGTTTTTTTGGATCTTGCTGGCCACCACGTTGTGGCTCCCCTTTCTCCTGTGGCCAATGCACATTCGAGTTTTACACCGAGTTGACGCCACAAGGAGACGGCTCAGCAGCATCCTAGGATCAAAGGAATAA